ACAATCAAGATATTTCCCATAGTTTGAAAAATATCATTTAAATAATTTTTGGCGCTGGCTGTTTCAATTAGTTTAAGAGAAGAAGTTAAACTGGCACGAATGACCAAATAAACAAATAAGGCACCACCTAAAAACACCATCCCTGTTAAAATGTATATGATATCCTTCAGATCGATTATGACCAAGGTGAGTGCAGCAATATAAGCAAGGGTGAATGCTGCTATAAAATAAAGCAAAATCCGCCAAGACTTAAACATTTTACCTTCCTGAATACCTAGTAATTTTCGGGTAAGCTGTATGGAGAAAATCATGAAGACGATTCCCGCTGTAATCAAAAGTGATGATGCTATTTGCATGATTGAACAGTTTAGTTGAAAAAAATGATTTTTCGCATCTCTCGTCAGATGGCAATTTGCTTATCGAATAATCACATTTGAATTCAAATATATTTAATTCGGGATAGCGTTTGCAAAAAAAAATCACTAACAACTGATTATCTGCGTATTACACCGACTTGCAAAATCCATTTTTCTCAACTCTGGATATCATTTTTCAATTTATATTATTCAAATATATTCCCTCAAAATGCAAAGTGGATGATCAAAAAATCAATTGTATTTTTGATTAAAAATAGAAAACATGCAACTGTCTGGGAATATAATTAAAATGAAAACTGTACTCAAAAATGTAGTGGAGTATCAATTACCAATTGGACAACAGTTTTTACCATTAAACGATTTAATTGGACAAGAAATAAAGCTCAGTTACAATGGACAGATAAATTGTGTTAAATGTGGAAGACGAACCAAAACATCGTTTCAACAAGGATTTTGCTTCCCTTGCTTTCAGTCAGCACCCGAAGCAGATCCCGGGATTATCAGACCCGAACTTGATCAGGCACATTTAGGTATTTCAAGAGATATGGAATGGGCGAAAAAATACAGCTTAACCGAACATGTAGTTTATTTAGCCGTTTCCAGCGGACTCAAGATAGGTGTTACACGTGCAAGTCAATATACAACGCGCTGGATGGACCAGGGAGCAATTAAAGCCATTATTCTGGCAAAAACACCTTATCGTCAATTAGCAGGACTCATTGAAGTTGAACTCAAAGAATATTTTGCAGATAAAACCAATTGGCGACAGATGCTGTCCAATAAAATTGATGGGGACATTAATTTAGAAGAAGAAAAGAACAAAGCTGCTGGCTTATTATCAAATGATTTACAGCAATATTTAGATGAAGAAGATTATATAACAAACATTAGCTATCCGGTAAATCAGTACCCACAAAAGATAAAGAGTATAAACTTGGAAAAGAATCCTGTTTATAGTGGAACTCTTGCAGGAATTAAAGGCCAATATCTAATGTTTGAAGATCAACATGTCATTAATATTCGCAAGTATAGCGGCTATTTTATTGGTATAGACTACTAATTTCAAATTAGTTTTCTATTTCTATATTTGTTTTTATCAAACAATCAGTAATAAATTATTAAAGTGGATTTTATGCGTAGAGGATTTGGAATTATTATCAGTTTATC
This region of Bacteroidota bacterium genomic DNA includes:
- a CDS encoding DUF2797 domain-containing protein — encoded protein: MQLSGNIIKMKTVLKNVVEYQLPIGQQFLPLNDLIGQEIKLSYNGQINCVKCGRRTKTSFQQGFCFPCFQSAPEADPGIIRPELDQAHLGISRDMEWAKKYSLTEHVVYLAVSSGLKIGVTRASQYTTRWMDQGAIKAIILAKTPYRQLAGLIEVELKEYFADKTNWRQMLSNKIDGDINLEEEKNKAAGLLSNDLQQYLDEEDYITNISYPVNQYPQKIKSINLEKNPVYSGTLAGIKGQYLMFEDQHVINIRKYSGYFIGIDY